A single region of the Lepus europaeus isolate LE1 chromosome 1, mLepTim1.pri, whole genome shotgun sequence genome encodes:
- the LMOD2 gene encoding leiomodin-2, translating into MSTFGYRRGLSKYESIDEDELLASLTAEELKELERELDDIEPDRNLPVGLRQKSLTEKTPTGTFSREALMAYWEKESQKLLEKERLGECGKVAEEDKEESEEELIFTESNSEVSEEVYTEEEEEQEESQEEEDSEEEDSEEEEEAIETAKGINGTVNCDGVCADNAKPKIFKSQIENINLTNGNSGRRAESPAATHPSGRRTESPAATHPSGRRTESPAAIHPSGNPTVIEDALEKIKNNDPDTVEVNLNNIENITTETLTRFADALKDNTVVKTFSLANTHADDSAAIAIAEMLKVNEHITNVNVESNFITGKGILAIMRALQHNTVLTELRFHNQRHIMGSQVEMEIVKLLKENTTLLRLGYHFELPGPRMSMTSILTRNMDKQRQKRMQEQKQQEGSDGGANLRTKVWQRGTPGSSPYASPRHSPWSSPKLPKKVQTGRGRPPSPVATPPPPPPPPPPQRLPPPPPPPPPPPPPEKKLITRNIAEVIKQQESAQRALQNGQKKKKGKKVKKQPNNILKEIKNSLRSVQEKKMEDSSRPSTPQRSAHENLMEAIRGSSIRQLRRVEVPEALR; encoded by the exons ATGTCTACCTTTGGCTACAGAAGAGGACTTAGTAAATATGAATCCATAGACGAGGATGAACTCCTGGCTTCCCTGACAGCTGAGGAGCTGAAGGAGCTGGAGAGGGAGCTGGACGACATTGAACCTGATCGCAACCTTCCTGTGGGGCTAAGGCAGAAGAGTCTGACGGAGAAAACTCCCACAGGGACGTTCAGCAGAGAGGCTCTGATGGCCTATTGGGAAAAGGAGTCTCAGAAACTCTTGGAGAAGGAAAGGCTGGGGGAGTGTGGAAAG GTTGCAGAAGAAGACAAagaggagagtgaggaggagctTATCTTCACTGAGAGCAACAGTGAAGTTTCTGAAGAGGTGTACacggaagaggaagaggagcaggaggagtcccaggaggaagaagacagtgaggaagaggacagtgaggaagaagaagaggccATCGAAACTGCAAAAGGTATCAATGGAACTGTCAATTGTGATGGTGTCTGTGCTGACAATGCTAAGCCAAAgatatttaaaagtcaaatagAAAACATCAACCTGACCAATGGCAACAGTGGAAGGAGGGCAGAGTCACCAGCTGCCACACACCCGAGTGGACGGAGGACAGAGTCGCCGGCTGCCACACACCCGAGTGGACGGAGGACAGAGTCGCCGGCTGCCATACACCCTAGTGGGAATCCTACAGTCATCGAAGATGCTTtggaaaagattaaaaacaacGACCCCGACACCGTCGAAGTGAACTTGAACAATATAGAGAACATCACAACGGAAACCCTCACCCGCTTTGCTGACGCCCTCAAGGACAACACGGTGGTGAAAACATTCAGTCTGGCCAACACGCACGCGGACGACAGCGCAGCAATAGCCATTGCGGAAATGCTCAAAGTCAATGAGCACATCACCAACGTTAACGTCGAGTCCAACTTCATCACGGGAAAGGGCATCCTGGCTATCATGAGAGCTCTGCAGCACAACACGGTGCTCACGGAGCTGCGCTTCCACAATCAGAGGCACATCATGGGCAGCCAGGTGGAGATGGAGATCGTCAAGCTGCTGAAAGAGAACACGACGCTGCTGCGGCTGGGGTACCACTTCGAGCTCCCAGGACCAAGAATGAGCATGACGAGCATTCTGACAAGAAACATGGATAAGCAGAGGCAAAAGCGGATGCAAGAGCAGAAGCAGCAAGAAGGGTCTGATGGAGGAGCCAATCTTAGGACCAAAGTCTGGCAAAGAGGAACGCCTGGCTCCTCCCCGTATGCCTCTCCCAGACACTCGCCCTGGTCATCCCCAAAACTCCCCAAGAAAGTccagacagggaggggccggcctCCATCTCCTGTGGccacaccccctcctcctcctccaccccctcccccacagaggctgccacctcctcctccaccccctccccctcctcctcctcctgagaAAAAGCTCATCACTAGAAACATTGCAGAGGTCATCAAACAGCAAGAGAGTGCCCAAAGGGCATTACAAAatggacagaaaaagaaaaaagggaagaaggtCAAGAAACAGCCAAACAATATCctaaaggaaataaagaattctCTGAGGTCCGTGcaagagaagaaaatggaagacAGTTCCCGACCTTCTACCCCACAGAGATCAGCTCATGAGAATCTCATGGAAGCAATTAGAGGAAGCAGCATAAGACAGCTAAGGCGG GTGGAAGTTCCAGAAGCTCTACGATAA